Proteins found in one Vicia villosa cultivar HV-30 ecotype Madison, WI unplaced genomic scaffold, Vvil1.0 ctg.000232F_1_1_3, whole genome shotgun sequence genomic segment:
- the LOC131625635 gene encoding F-box protein SKIP23-like has product MADSAWADLPKEILNLISKQIENELDLVHFRSVCSSWRSSSIPIPPNILFKFPLISYSDRPELLSDIINGENNTPFCYLSQCCFLLIKPPQQQRTMQAMQRPWLIQITKNTRGKIKLFPPFITYHSSSPFLCDLRVLDFNKFPVVQLGSDFVINNQRSHFIAPEKVVAVMRHGEKPAVLGIVRNAFFRKVIFRYHNEQWKVIENIAKHGDICVFKGKFYAVDGSGRTVTVEHDDDGSGVELVDSPLIVGDRKLLVESDGELLLVNIYDYLWFSVAVFRLDEKGKKWVKLKSIGDRVLFLGNEYLFCASASDLRVGKGNCVVFMDDRFLSFQNRQHGKCVYHLDRYEFLADYEEYFNLFSPPEWIVKS; this is encoded by the coding sequence ATGGCGGACTCCGCCTGGGCCGATCTCCCAAAAGAGATTCTCAATCTCATCTCCAAACAGATCGAAAACGAACTCGATCTGGTTCACTTTCGATCCGTCTGTTCATCCTGGCGTTCTTCTTCCATCCCAATCCCTCCCAACATTCTCTTCAAATTCCCACTCATCAGTTACTCCGATCGACCGGAGCTTCTCTCCGATATCATTAACGGCGAAAACAACACTCCGTTTTGCTATCTCTCCCAATGCTGTTTCTTGCTCATCAAGCCACCGCAACAACAACGAACCATGCAAGCCATGCAACGTCCTTGGTTGATTCAAATCACCAAAAACACTCGCGGAAAAATCAAACTCTTCCCTCCGTTCATTACCTATCACTCGAGTTCTCCGTTTCTTTGTGATCTCCGCGTGCTTGATTTCAACAAGTTTCCGGTAGTTCAGTTAGGATCAGATTTCGTTATTAACAATCAGCGTAGTCATTTTATTGCACCGGAGAAGGTCGTTGCGGTAATGCGGCATGGAGAGAAACCTGCCGTGCTTGGTATAGTGAGAAATGCTTTCTTTCGGAAGGTGATTTTCCGTTACCACAACGAGCAATGGAAGGTGATTGAGAATATAGCTAAGCATGGAGATATATGTGTTTTTAAAGGGAAGTTTTACGCGGTGGATGGATCCGGTCGGACGGTTACAGTGGAACACGATGATGACGGATCCGGGGTGGAGTTAGTTGATAGTCCTTTGATTGTTGGTGATAGGAAGTTGCTCGTGGAGAGTGACGGCGAGTTGTTGTTGGTTAATATTTATGATTATCTTTGGTTTAGTGTTGCTGTGTTTAGGCTTGATGAGAAGGGTAAGAAATGGGTGAAGTTGAAGAGTATAGGTGATAGGGTTTTGTTTTTGGGGAATGAATATTTGTTTTGTGCGTCTGCTTCGGATTTGCGTGTTGGGAAAGGGAATTGTGTTGTGTTTATGGATGATAGGTTTCTGTCTTTTCAGAATAGGCAGCATGGGAAATGTGTTTATCATTTGGATCGATACGAGTTTTTGGCCGATTATGAAGAGTATTTCAACTTGTTCTCTCCACCGGAGTGGATTGTCAAAAGCTGA